TATGATGGCGCGGCAGGGCTGATCGTGCCCTGCGACGCACGCCTCGCCCAGCCCGATTGGACGGACGGGATGCGCGCCAAATCGGTCTTTGCGGGCGGGCTCGGGGTCGAGACGGCCCTGCCCGACCGCGCCGATGCGCGCCGCCGCCTGGGCATCGACCCCGATGAAGAGGTCGTGCTCGTCGTCTCGGGCGGCGGCGGCACGGGCTTTGCGGTCGCGCCGCTCGCCGTGGGGGCGCGCGCCATGCCGCACGCGCGCTGGATCGCGGTCGGCCGGCTCGAACGGGAGTGGCATGCGACCGTGCCCGCCAACCTTCATATCTGCGGCTGGGTCGAGACGATGGCCGACCACCTCGCCGCCGCCGACCTCGTGGTCGCGTCGACGGGCAACACGACCTGCCAGCAGATTCTCGCGGCCGGGCTACCGTGGATCGCGGTGCCGGAATGGCGCTATTTCGACGAACAGATCGCCAAGGCGCTCGCGCTCGATGCGGCGGGTGTCGCGACCCATCTGCCCTCCATGCCGTCCTCGATCCCGGCCTGGCGTCGCGCCGTGGCCATGGCCCGCGCCCGGCACGATCCCGACCTGCAACGCGACATGGTCCGCCCCGATGCCGCGCAGCATGTGGCGGGCTGGCTCGAAGCCTTGGCGGCGCGGCTCGACGCGCCCCTCCCCCAACTCGCATCCGGAGCCTGACATGACCCGAAACCTGCCCGCCGTTTCCGTTCTCACGCTTGCCCGCGGGCGCGAAGCGCATCTGAAAAACGTCATCCGCGGCCTCGCCGCCCAGAGCGTGCCGCCCCGCGAGCTGATCGTCGTCGCGATGCAGGAGGCGCCCTATCGCGACCTGCCCGAGACTGATTTCCCGATCCGCCAGATCCACGTCGTCGAGGCCGAGCTTCCGCTGGCCCGTGCGCGCAACGCCGCCGCCGCGGCGTCAACGGGCGATGTGCTCGTGTTCCTCGACGTCGATTGCATCCCGCATCCCGACCTCGTGCGCGACTATGCCGTCTGGACCGGGCCGGGGGACGGGCTGACCATGGGCGAGGTGCTGTACCTGCCCGCGGGCGCGGCCGATCCCGGTTGGACGGTCGCGGGTTTCGACGCGGTCGCGGTGCGCCATTCCGACCGGCAGGGCCCGCCCGACGTGGGGCGGCGACGCTGCGCCGACTATCGCTGCTTTTGGTCGCTGACCTTCGCGATGCACCGGCGCGATTGGGATCTGTCAGGTGGCTTCGACGAGCGCTTCACGGGCTATGGGGGCGAGGATACCGATTTCGGCCGCACGCTCTATGAGAAGGGCATCCCGATCTGGTGGATCCGGGGCGCGCGCGCTTACCACCAGCACCATCGGCACTGCATGCCCCCGATCCACCACATCCCCGCGATCCTGCGCAACACGGAGATCTTCGCCGCCAAGTGGGGCCACCGGACCATGGAGCATTGGCTCCACGGTTTCTGCATGATGGGCCTGATCGAGAACGGGCCGGACGGGCTGCGGGTGCTGCGGTCGCCGGGGCCGGACGACTTCGCCCTTTGCGAGCAGCGGGCGGACATGCCCTATGCCGCAACCGCACCGGTGATCCGCTACCTCGAAGCCCGGTCGCGGGACGGGGACGCCGTCACGCGCTCGCCTGCCAAGCAGCATGCGGCGATGACGGCCCGCCAGAATGAACTTCTCCGACCCACCGCCGGCGTCGCGGCCGAATGATGCGCGTCGCCCTCGTCGCGCATATCCGCCACCAGATCGCGCCCCCCTTCGCCGGGGGCATGGAGGCGCATTCCTACCACCTTGCGCGCGGCCTCGCGGCGCGCGGGCACGACGTGACGCTCTTCGCCAGCGGCGACAGCGCGGTGCCCGACGGCGTGCGCCTGCATCCGGTTGTCCCGACCCATTACGACCGGGACTTTCCGTGGCACCGCTTCCATGGAACCGACGTCCTGACGGCGCACCTCGATGCGGCCTATGCGCGGGCGGGTCGCGACATCCTCGGCGGCGGCTACGATATCGTCCATAACAACAGCCTGCACCGCTTCATGCCGCGACTGGCCGTCGCCCACGGCGTGCCGATGGTCACATCGCTTCACGTGCCGCCCTTCGAAGCGCTCCGGCGCGCGGTCCAGGGCGGCATCGCGCCTTGGACGCGGTTCACCGTGACCTCGCGCGCGCAGCTGGATCGCTGGTGGCCGGACGTGCCCCCGTCCGAGGCGTCTGTCCTACCGAACGGGATCGACCTCGCCGATTGGCCATTCGAGGCGTCCGGGCATGGCGGCGCAGTCTGGGCGGGGCGGATCACCCCGACCAAGGGTCCGCATCTAGCCGTTCAAGCCGCCCGGCGCGCGAACTTGCCCCTGACGCTCTTCGGCACGATCGAGCATCGCGACTACTTCGAGACGGATGTCCGCCCGCATCTCGGCGGCGACATCCGGTATGGCGGCCATCTGAATGGCGCCGATCTTGCGCGCGAAATCGGCGCCGCGTCCGTCCTGCTCTTCACGCCGCTCTGGGACGAGCCATTTGGGCTGGCCGCGATCGAGGCCATGGCGACAGGCGTCCCGGTGGCCTGCACGGACCGGGGCGCCGTCCGCGAGGTGGTCGGCGATTGCGGCCGCTTCGCGCCGTCCGACGACGTGGCGGCACTGGCGCGCGCCGCGCGGGATGCGATCCGGGTGCCTCGGGCGCGGTGCCGCGCGCGGGTCGAGGCGCTGTTCTCGCACGACGTCATGCTCGACCGGACCGAAGCTCTCTATAGAGACGCCTTGTCCGCCGCCCCGGCCGCTGCGCCCCGCCGGGCGTTCCGGCCCTTCGAGCTTCAGATCGCCCCGCCGGTCGCCCTCTCGGCCTGAACCGGCCCCGCGATGCGATTTCTGGAACTGGCGTTCCGGCTCGCTATGTTCCCGCTCAACGCACGGGAGCCTGATGAACGAAACGCCGCAGACGCTGACCCGCCGGGGCATGGCCGCGCGCCTGACCGACGAACAATGGGCCGAGGTGCGCGCCTGCTGTTCCGAGATCAGGTCGTGGCCGGGTCGCACGGTTATCAGCCGCAAGCACGACCCGCTGGACCGGAGCCTCCTGCTGGTCGAGGGGCTGATCGCGCGGCACGTGCCGGGCCCGGATCGCGCCCTCCACGAGATGGTCGCGCTGGAGGTGCCGGGCGATTTCGTCGATCTGCACAGCTTCCCGATCGGGACGCTCGACCACGACGTCACGGCCATCACCGACGCCCGGCTGGCGGTGCTGCCCCATGACCGCCTGAAAGAGATGATGGATCGCCGCCCGGATGTGGCTCTGGCGCTCTGGGCGCTCACGGTCGTGGACGCTTCGATCCACCGTTACTGGTCGTTCCGGGTCGGCGCACTTCGGGCCACGGGCCGCGTCGCAAACCTCCTGTGCGAATTGCAGAGCCGGCTGGAGATGGCCGGACTGGCGGACGAAACGGGCTTCCACCTTCCCCTGACGCAGGTCGATCTGAGCGAGGCCTGCGGCCTGTCGCCCGTCCACGTGAACCGCGTCATCCGCGAATTGCGGGAAGCGGGGCATTGCACCGTCAAGGACGGGCGCGTCACGATCTTCGACCTGAAGGCTCTTCGGCGGACGGGAAAATACGATCCGTCCTTTCTTGAGATCGGCATCCAGCGCGACGGGCTCTAGGTCGGCCCCGCGCGCCCGAGATCGGCACATGCCTGCGGGACTAAGTTTCCGACCGTGAGATCACCGCACGCCCGACGCCGGCCGAAGGGCCGGTCGAACGACACGTGTTCAGGATCCTCAAATGTCTCGGCAGGCGCAATCGGACGGCGATCGTCCGGATCATCGACGCCGATCGGCACGGCGGACCCTGACGCACGGGCGAGCCGCGCACCCGGCCCGCACTCAGGCTCCCATGCGCCGGCGGCGTTCGCGGATGCGCACGTCCGCCGCCGGAGTGCCGTCGTGGAACGAGCCGAAGACCCGGTCCCACGGAATTTCGAGCGAGCCGTAGTTGCACTCGAAATAGCGGTGATGCATCTGGTGATGGAATGTCCCGAGCCGCAGACGGTTCGCATCCCGCACCACCAGCCCCTCGAACCCGGTATGCGTCGTCGCCGCCGTCAGCGCGTAATACTGAAGGTGAAACAGGATGTGGACCGGGTGGGCGGCCACCACGAAATGGATCAGCACCGATCCCAGGAAGATCACGTGTTCGACGGGATGCATCGACAGGCCCGACCAGGGGCCGACATTGACGTTGCGGTGGTGCAATGCGTGGACGTGACGGTAGAGCACCGGCACATGCAGGAGCCGGTGAATCCAGTAGAAATAGAAGCTTTCCCAGACGGGGATCAGCACGAAGAGCGCCACGAACCAGACCGGATGCGCGGCCCATGTCAGGAGCGGGGCGTGGCCGTTCGCCAGTGCCCAGAACATCAGGACCTCGTAGCCCGTCCAGACCGTCACGCCCGAGACCAGCGTCCAGAACATGTTGTCGCGGATCTGGCCGCCCAGCGTGAACTGCCGCCCGTTCTTCATCAGCGGGCGCGCATCGTATCGCAGCCGCTTGCCCTGCCGCGTGAAGGTGTAGAACCACAGGTGCAGCCCACCCGCTACCACCGTCATAAGCACGATGTTCCGCAGCCAGATCTCGACGATCCATGACGCGGCCAGCACGCGCGTCTCCTCGAGCGGGGGCTGGAACCAGGCATAGGAGGCGAGCGCCACGCCGACGAGGATCAGCCGTTCGGTGATCAGGAACCACGAGTTCCAGACCCAGCGCAGCATCTCGAGCGGGCGCAGCGGCCAGCGAAAGAACGGGGAGACCCGGAGCGGTACGTCGGGGATATGGTTCCAACCCTTGAGCGGAGCGTCGGGCATGGCAGTCTCCTCGGGACGGGATGGCGGCAGCACGAGTGTCGCAGATGCGCTATCGTCGGAAAAACGGTATCATCCGGGTAATGCTCTCAGGATTTCCGAGGAAGCCATGGCGATCACCTTGCGCGCGATGCGCTATTTCACGACCGCGCTGCGCCATGGGAGCATCGCCGGGGCGGCCGCCGCGCTATCGGTCGCGCCCTCGGCGGTCGCAGCCGCCATCGACCGGATCGAGGCGCATTTCGACCTCGACCTGGTGCGCCGCCAGCGGTCCAAGGGGATCGGCCCGACGGCCAGCGGGCGCGTCATCGCGCAGCGTTTCGAGCAGCTGCTCGAGGATTACGAGGCGATCGAGGCGCAGGGCGCGGACCTCAAGACGGCGCCCGGCGGCATCTTGCGGATCGGATATTACGCCCCCGTCGCCCCCGCCTTCCTGCCCGAGATCCTGATGACCGCCCTACCCGATCCGTCGGCGGTCGAGCTGCATCTCGAGGAATGCGACAACGACGCCGCGCAGGCTGGTCTGCTGGACGGACGCTACGATCTGATCCTCTTCGTCAGCCGCGACGTGTTGCCGTCCATCGCCTACGAGATCCTGATTGAGGCCCCGGCCTATGCCCTCCTGCCCGAAGCGCACCCACTGGCAGCGAAGGGTTCCGTCACGATAGCCGAGATCGCGGACGGTCCGCTCGTGGTTCTGAACCGGCCGGTGGCGGCGGACTACTACCGAAGCCTCTTCGCGGCGGGCGGGGCCGACATTTCGGTGGCGGCCTATGCGAACTCGACCGAGATGGTGCGCAGCCTCGTCGGCGCGGGGCTGGGCTGCGCCGTTCTCAACATGCGGCCGCTGAATGCACGGAGCTATGGCGGCGATGCGGTAGTGGCGCGCCCGATCTCGGACCCGCTGCCGCCCCTGTCGCTGGCCATCGCGCACGACGCCACGCGTCCGCGACGACTGGTCCAGACGGTCGTCCGCGCCTGCCGCGCGCAGTTCGCGGACACCGCGCGCGACCGGTGCATCGTCACGGGTTGAGCGCGACGGCGGCACGCGCCTCGGCCTGCACACCGCACGACGAACGGGGCGACCGAAGCCGCCCCGTTTCCGACCGTTCAGTCGGCCCTAACGCTCCAGCGCGCCGACGCCCGAGAAGCGGAACGCCTCCTGCTCCAGCGCATTCAGCTCGTCCACGCTCATCTCGTTGTTGGCGATGGTGATCCGCCCGAGGAAGATGCGCGGCAGCTCGTTCTCGCGGCCTTCGAGGTGGTACTTGATCGCCTCGGCCACGGCGGCGCCGACATCGTCGCCCATCCGCATCGGCGTGGCGTCCAGCTCGCCGTTGCGCAGCGCCTCGAGCTCCAGCCCGGTGCCGCCCCAACCGGTCGAGAAGATCTCGTCCTCCATGCCCATGGCGAGCTGGGCCTCGACCGATCCCATCGCCATCGCGGTGTTGGCGTTATGGATGATCTTGGCCTCGGGATAGGACTGCATGATGTAGTTCGTGCCGTCGAATCCGCCCTCGCGGCGATACTCGCCGTAATGCTCGTAGGCGAGTTCCCAGTTGCCCTTCTCCTCGACGCAGGCCGCGAAATCGCCCGAGCGCTGGTTGTCGGTGATGCCCGGAATGCCGCGGTTGAGCGCGTAGACCTGGTCCGGCCCCAACCGGTCGACCATGTAGTCGCAGATCAACTGCGCGCCCTCGGCCGCGGAGAAGTCGAACCATCCGGCGGGCTGGTTCTCGAGGTATTTCGGCGGCGTGAAGAACGAGATGACGAAGGTCGTGAAATCGTCGGTCGCGGCCAGCTTGTCGATATTGTCGGCCTGCGTCGCCAGTTCGGATGGCCCGAAGAGCACGAAATCCCAGATGTCCTTATCCTGGATGACCTGGTCGGTATAGGTCGCCTGCAGCGAGTGCTCGATCTGGCGCGAGGCGAACTCCGTCGTCTCGTACTCGATGCCCAGCTCGTCGAGGCGCTTGGTGAAGGCGAGATACATGCGCGCCCAGAAGTCGGACACGTCCGCCGACGGATAGACCAGCGCGATTTGGAGCGGTCCGTCCTGTTCGACAGCGAGCGGCACGGCCTCTGATCCGACCACATCGCGCAGGGCTTCCAGTTCGCCGGGGCGGTTCATCTGCTCGACGAGGTAGAAATCGCGATCCGCGTCGCCCTCCACTTCCATCAGGGGAATTTGTCGATCGTCCTGCGCCATCGCGGCGACCGTGGCCGCAAGCAGGGCCAGTGCCGTCATCGTCGTCTTCATCGTCCTATCCTCCCAAGTTGGATATGGTGAAGCCCGGACTCAGCCGGACCGGTTGGGGTCGCCGGCGAAGGCCCACCCCAGAAGCAGCAGCACCAGAAGCGTGCCGACGATCAGCGCGATCAGGCGCAGCAGACGTCGCGTTTCGGGCTGCGCGAACGTCGCGGCCAGTCCCTTGGCGCCGTCGCGATCCTTCTTCTGAAGCCACGTATAGAGCGCCACCGACGTCACGATCACGACGCCGGAACCGACCGATTGCCAGAAGAACTCGATCCGAAGCGTGACGAGCGCGTTGATCATCAGCGCCAGCAGCAGGACCCCGGCCAGCGAGCCCAGAAGCGACGCGCGCCCACCGAAGAGGGATGTGCCGCCCACCACGACGGCGGCGATGACATGGAGGTTGAAGTAGGGGGCCGACGTGGCCTGCACGGCATTGAGCTTGCCGAGGAGCATCACGCCCGCGAGCCCCGCCATCGCGCCCATCAGGACGTAGGCGTAGATCTTGTAGCGGTCGATCGCGATCCCGGTCAGCTCGGCGGCATGCGGCTCGGACCCGATGGCGATGGTGTAGCGGCCGAAATGCGTGCGCGTCAGCAGGAGCCATCCGACGGCCATCGTCGTCAGGCCGATCAGGACCGGGATCGGCAGGAACCACGAAAGCTGCCCACGTCCGATATCGGTGATGAGATCGGGATAGCGCGCAAGGACGAGGCCCTTGGCCAGCACCAGCGCGAAGCCCCGATAGACGAGGTCCATCGCCAGCGTCCCGATCAGGTCGGGCACCTTGAACTTGGTGATGATGAGGCCGTTGATCAGGCCCATCGTCGCCCCCAGCGAGATAGCGACGGCCACGCCCGCCCAGGCCGGGAAGCCGTAAACTTTCATCAGAAAGCCCGCGATGATCGTCGAGAGCGCGGCGACCGATCCGATGGACAGATCGATCCCGCGCTGGGTGATGACGAAGGTCATCGCCATGGCCATCGGCATGTAAAGCGCCGATTCCAGCAGGATGATCTCGAGGTTGGAAAGGCGGAAGTAGCGGGCCGGCTCGAGAATCGCCGTCACCAGAAGGATCGCGGCGATCATCGCGACCGGCGCAATGAACCCCATGTAGGGCGCAAGCCGCGCGCGCAGGTCGGGTCCGCCCGGCGGCGCCGGAATGGCGGTGCTGTCGGTGACGGGCGGCACGGTCATGCCGCGCTCTCCGCGGTCTCGTCGCCCGCGCCGACGATCAGGCCCAGCACGTCCTGCGTCGTGACGTCGGCGACGTTGACGACGCCGACGCGCTTGCCGCGGCGCATCACCTGCACGCGGTCGGCGACCTCGAACACGTCGTCGAGCGAATGCGAGATCAGGATGACCGCCAGCCCCTGCTCGCGCAGCGTCTCGATCAGGCGCAGCGTGCGCGCCGTCTCCTGCGGGCCGAGCGCGGCGGTCGGCTCGTCCATCACGAGGACGCGCAGATCGGCGTGATAGACGGCGCGCGCGATGGCGATGGCCTGGCGCTGGCCGCCCGAGAGGCTGGCCGCGGGGCTGTCCATGTCCGGCAGGCGCACACCCAGGCGATCGAAGAGAACCTTCTCGGCCTCCGAGCGCATCCGGCGATTGTCGAGAAGCGGCACGCCAAGCACCGAAGTCGTCAGCTCGTTCCCGAGAAAGACATTCGCCGCGGGCGGCAGGTGATCGGCGAGCGCCAGCGTCTGGTAGACCGCGTCGATGCCCAGCGCGATGGCGTCGGAATGGTCCGCCATGAACAGGGGTTTGCCATCCATCTCGATCCGCCCGGCCGAGGGCTGATAGACGCCTGTCAGGATCTTGATGAGGGTCGATTTACCCGCGCCGTTATCGCCGACGATCGCGAGGACCTCGCCCGAATGTGCGTCCAGATCAACATCGTCCAGGGCCGTCACGCCGCCGAACCGCTTGACGATTCCGCGCATCGCGATGGTCGGCGCGGCTTGCGCGTCTGCCATCCGAATTCCTCCCGTGTTACCGCTACCATGGGCCGCTGGTTTCGATTCTGTCAACGGAAGGACCGGTTTGCCCCGATTGGCGCTCAGGCTTCACAGCGCGCGCGGCGCATCTTGGCAGCAGGACTTCGTCAGCCGAAGACGCGTCCAGGGCTCTCGACGACGGGATGTATTGCGGCTCCGATGGAGGCGCCAAGACTTCAGGCGTCGCCGAACCGCGTCTCCATCTCGCGCCGGACGCGGACGGCCTCGAGGGTTTCGTCCACGGCGACATCCGCCCATGTGATCGGCTGGCCCAACGGCACGTCCGTCTTGAGGGTCACGCCATGCGCCAGCCCGATGGGGAGCGCGCCGCGTTCCAGCGACGTACGCGCTGGCAGAAGCTTGCCCCAGACGGTGAAGCCCCCCTCGCCGTCAAGCACCTCGCCCGCGTTGAGATTGCGCTTGGGCATGGAAACCACGTCACCCTCGAACCCCATCGTCGCGCCCGTCGGCAGCCCGAGGATCGCGGCCGACAGGATCGAGATGTTCAGCTCCAGCCCGATCAGGTGGAAGGGCTTGTACATCGCCGAATAGCGCCCCGTCGCGTCGGTATTCATGCCGTATTGGCGAAAACAGGCCGCGGCGTAGTCGTTGGGCGCCTCGATCACGACATAGACGCCCCAGCGCAGGTCCCGGAACACCGGTCGCCCGTCCCGCTCGAGCGAGGAGACGACCTCGACCTGCCCCTTGGCCGAAAGCTGCCCGCCCTCGGAGGCCGGGCGCAGCACGTGCGAAAGGTCGTTCATGCCCGCCGGCGGAAACGCGAGGCCGTCCGGCGGCGCGGCGAGGCCCGTGGCATTGGCGATCGCGGCCATCTCGAGGGCGGATTTCGTGCCGTCGAGGAAGCTGTTGAACATCTGCGGGTTCATTCCCGCGGCCTTCGCCTGCGTGGGCGTCAGGCCGTAATGATCCCAGACGGTGTCGGGGGTCGACGCGTGATAGGCGGGGAGGTACTTCGTGCCCTTGCCGGCGGCGATCACGTTGAAGCCGCAGGACCGCGCCCATTCGACCAACTCGCAGGTCAGGGCGGGCTGGTCGCCATAGGCCATCGAATAGACCACGCCCGCACGCCGCGCCTCTTCGGCCAGAAGCGGTCCGGCCAGCACGTCGGCCTCGACATTGACCATCACGATATGGCGGCCCTCGCGGATCGCGTGCCGCGCGTGGGCGACGCCCACGACCGGGTTGCCCGTCGCCTCGACGACGACATCGACATCGTCGCGGGCGATCATTGCCATTGCGTCGTCGGTGAAGGCGACGTCCCCGATCAGATCGTCCGTCCAGCCGACCTCCGCGCAGGCCGCGCGCGCACGATCGGGGCGCAGGTCGGCGATCGCGACGACCCGCAGGCCGGGCGTCGTCGGCACCTGCGACAGGAACATCGAGCCGAACTTCCCCGCCCCGATCAGCCCGACGCGGACCGGGTTTTGCGCGTCCGCGCGAGCCAGAAGGTCTTGGTAGATGAACATCGAAGGCGCCTCCCTGGCTGCGGGCGATGGTTGACCCGCTCCGGGCCATTTGC
This portion of the uncultured Jannaschia sp. genome encodes:
- a CDS encoding glycosyltransferase; this translates as MRDLVHDPAPRPFGYFLHHQGRGHVERCAAIVAALPPDRPVTLFCARPELVGSARAGVEVVAIPSLFEATGDERAADWIETPETLHCAPVGWPGIRRAMAEITGWFDRADPALIVCDVSAEVAQLARICSVPHVKVLQHGDRGDAGHRAAYDGAAGLIVPCDARLAQPDWTDGMRAKSVFAGGLGVETALPDRADARRRLGIDPDEEVVLVVSGGGGTGFAVAPLAVGARAMPHARWIAVGRLEREWHATVPANLHICGWVETMADHLAAADLVVASTGNTTCQQILAAGLPWIAVPEWRYFDEQIAKALALDAAGVATHLPSMPSSIPAWRRAVAMARARHDPDLQRDMVRPDAAQHVAGWLEALAARLDAPLPQLASGA
- a CDS encoding glycosyltransferase codes for the protein MTRNLPAVSVLTLARGREAHLKNVIRGLAAQSVPPRELIVVAMQEAPYRDLPETDFPIRQIHVVEAELPLARARNAAAAASTGDVLVFLDVDCIPHPDLVRDYAVWTGPGDGLTMGEVLYLPAGAADPGWTVAGFDAVAVRHSDRQGPPDVGRRRCADYRCFWSLTFAMHRRDWDLSGGFDERFTGYGGEDTDFGRTLYEKGIPIWWIRGARAYHQHHRHCMPPIHHIPAILRNTEIFAAKWGHRTMEHWLHGFCMMGLIENGPDGLRVLRSPGPDDFALCEQRADMPYAATAPVIRYLEARSRDGDAVTRSPAKQHAAMTARQNELLRPTAGVAAE
- a CDS encoding glycosyltransferase, with translation MMRVALVAHIRHQIAPPFAGGMEAHSYHLARGLAARGHDVTLFASGDSAVPDGVRLHPVVPTHYDRDFPWHRFHGTDVLTAHLDAAYARAGRDILGGGYDIVHNNSLHRFMPRLAVAHGVPMVTSLHVPPFEALRRAVQGGIAPWTRFTVTSRAQLDRWWPDVPPSEASVLPNGIDLADWPFEASGHGGAVWAGRITPTKGPHLAVQAARRANLPLTLFGTIEHRDYFETDVRPHLGGDIRYGGHLNGADLAREIGAASVLLFTPLWDEPFGLAAIEAMATGVPVACTDRGAVREVVGDCGRFAPSDDVAALARAARDAIRVPRARCRARVEALFSHDVMLDRTEALYRDALSAAPAAAPRRAFRPFELQIAPPVALSA
- a CDS encoding Crp/Fnr family transcriptional regulator produces the protein MNETPQTLTRRGMAARLTDEQWAEVRACCSEIRSWPGRTVISRKHDPLDRSLLLVEGLIARHVPGPDRALHEMVALEVPGDFVDLHSFPIGTLDHDVTAITDARLAVLPHDRLKEMMDRRPDVALALWALTVVDASIHRYWSFRVGALRATGRVANLLCELQSRLEMAGLADETGFHLPLTQVDLSEACGLSPVHVNRVIRELREAGHCTVKDGRVTIFDLKALRRTGKYDPSFLEIGIQRDGL
- a CDS encoding sterol desaturase family protein codes for the protein MPDAPLKGWNHIPDVPLRVSPFFRWPLRPLEMLRWVWNSWFLITERLILVGVALASYAWFQPPLEETRVLAASWIVEIWLRNIVLMTVVAGGLHLWFYTFTRQGKRLRYDARPLMKNGRQFTLGGQIRDNMFWTLVSGVTVWTGYEVLMFWALANGHAPLLTWAAHPVWFVALFVLIPVWESFYFYWIHRLLHVPVLYRHVHALHHRNVNVGPWSGLSMHPVEHVIFLGSVLIHFVVAAHPVHILFHLQYYALTAATTHTGFEGLVVRDANRLRLGTFHHQMHHRYFECNYGSLEIPWDRVFGSFHDGTPAADVRIRERRRRMGA
- a CDS encoding LysR substrate-binding domain-containing protein; translated protein: MAITLRAMRYFTTALRHGSIAGAAAALSVAPSAVAAAIDRIEAHFDLDLVRRQRSKGIGPTASGRVIAQRFEQLLEDYEAIEAQGADLKTAPGGILRIGYYAPVAPAFLPEILMTALPDPSAVELHLEECDNDAAQAGLLDGRYDLILFVSRDVLPSIAYEILIEAPAYALLPEAHPLAAKGSVTIAEIADGPLVVLNRPVAADYYRSLFAAGGADISVAAYANSTEMVRSLVGAGLGCAVLNMRPLNARSYGGDAVVARPISDPLPPLSLAIAHDATRPRRLVQTVVRACRAQFADTARDRCIVTG
- a CDS encoding substrate-binding domain-containing protein, translating into MKTTMTALALLAATVAAMAQDDRQIPLMEVEGDADRDFYLVEQMNRPGELEALRDVVGSEAVPLAVEQDGPLQIALVYPSADVSDFWARMYLAFTKRLDELGIEYETTEFASRQIEHSLQATYTDQVIQDKDIWDFVLFGPSELATQADNIDKLAATDDFTTFVISFFTPPKYLENQPAGWFDFSAAEGAQLICDYMVDRLGPDQVYALNRGIPGITDNQRSGDFAACVEEKGNWELAYEHYGEYRREGGFDGTNYIMQSYPEAKIIHNANTAMAMGSVEAQLAMGMEDEIFSTGWGGTGLELEALRNGELDATPMRMGDDVGAAVAEAIKYHLEGRENELPRIFLGRITIANNEMSVDELNALEQEAFRFSGVGALER
- a CDS encoding ABC transporter permease; translated protein: MTVPPVTDSTAIPAPPGGPDLRARLAPYMGFIAPVAMIAAILLVTAILEPARYFRLSNLEIILLESALYMPMAMAMTFVITQRGIDLSIGSVAALSTIIAGFLMKVYGFPAWAGVAVAISLGATMGLINGLIITKFKVPDLIGTLAMDLVYRGFALVLAKGLVLARYPDLITDIGRGQLSWFLPIPVLIGLTTMAVGWLLLTRTHFGRYTIAIGSEPHAAELTGIAIDRYKIYAYVLMGAMAGLAGVMLLGKLNAVQATSAPYFNLHVIAAVVVGGTSLFGGRASLLGSLAGVLLLALMINALVTLRIEFFWQSVGSGVVIVTSVALYTWLQKKDRDGAKGLAATFAQPETRRLLRLIALIVGTLLVLLLLGWAFAGDPNRSG
- a CDS encoding ATP-binding cassette domain-containing protein → MADAQAAPTIAMRGIVKRFGGVTALDDVDLDAHSGEVLAIVGDNGAGKSTLIKILTGVYQPSAGRIEMDGKPLFMADHSDAIALGIDAVYQTLALADHLPPAANVFLGNELTTSVLGVPLLDNRRMRSEAEKVLFDRLGVRLPDMDSPAASLSGGQRQAIAIARAVYHADLRVLVMDEPTAALGPQETARTLRLIETLREQGLAVILISHSLDDVFEVADRVQVMRRGKRVGVVNVADVTTQDVLGLIVGAGDETAESAA
- a CDS encoding Gfo/Idh/MocA family oxidoreductase, producing the protein MFIYQDLLARADAQNPVRVGLIGAGKFGSMFLSQVPTTPGLRVVAIADLRPDRARAACAEVGWTDDLIGDVAFTDDAMAMIARDDVDVVVEATGNPVVGVAHARHAIREGRHIVMVNVEADVLAGPLLAEEARRAGVVYSMAYGDQPALTCELVEWARSCGFNVIAAGKGTKYLPAYHASTPDTVWDHYGLTPTQAKAAGMNPQMFNSFLDGTKSALEMAAIANATGLAAPPDGLAFPPAGMNDLSHVLRPASEGGQLSAKGQVEVVSSLERDGRPVFRDLRWGVYVVIEAPNDYAAACFRQYGMNTDATGRYSAMYKPFHLIGLELNISILSAAILGLPTGATMGFEGDVVSMPKRNLNAGEVLDGEGGFTVWGKLLPARTSLERGALPIGLAHGVTLKTDVPLGQPITWADVAVDETLEAVRVRREMETRFGDA